The sequence AGGTGCAATCGTCCCAATGCGAGGGCAGATCACAGCTCAGAGACCCGGGACAACATCGAAACTGCCATCACCACTACCAACGACTTTCTCTTTCATCTACAAGAATGGGTATGAATACATGATCCCGCGACCTCTTCCGGATGGTGGCCAGCACATCGTCATTGGTGGTGGCCTTGGCCGATTGCAGGATGCAGGAGCCAGTGAATTTGGTACTGTTGATGACAGCTTGCTCAATTCGAACATCTCGAAGTACCTACATGAGAGTCTGGTTGGTTACTTTGGTTCAACTAACTGGGGCGAGACCAGTGAAGTAGAGGTCTCGAAACGGGTGGTTCAGGAGTGGTCTGGGATCATGGGTGCGACGGCAGACGGGAGACCTTTCGTGGGGAAAGTGCCGGGAAATATGGATTATCGACTTGATCCTTATGATGCCGAGACGTCCACAATATCAGTCCCCCACAAGAACCTTTGGATATCAGCAGGCTTCAACGGACATGGCATGGTATTGTGCTTGAAGTCGGCGGAGGCTCTTGTCAAAATGATAGAGAATCATGGCAGCACAGACGGTCTAGACTGGTTTCCGAAGAGTTTCCTCATCAGCAAAGAGAGACTTGAGAGGTGTCAGTTCAAAGGAAGGACTGATCTGCTGCCCCAAGACTAATGCATCGGAACACCCACTATAGTCGATCCTCATTGAACACAAAATCTTCTGCAAAAGCCTGCAACAAGGGTGTGCACGAATGTTGTCTTATTCGCTTTCGTGTCGAGACTGAAGTCCTTGTTATGATCGAGCGCTTTCACCAGTGTGTTTGTATCGACCAAAGCCCAAGAAGTCAACGGTCGCGCCCCGAAATAGCGGTGAAAGATTGGATGCCACGATATCTGTAGTGAATCATCCCTGTTCAATTTTGCTCACACTCCACTCCTTTTTTTGCGCCATCAGTATCATGGGGAACACATTGAGATTTACACCAAGCATGTATAGCATTAGACTGGATTTGGTGTGGTGGAGCATGGATGCGGAAGCTAAAGGAGAAGACGTTGCATGGCGGCGGTTTCGTAGCAGCTGCGACCATTGGCTGAAAGGCGTGTGTACCTCATGAAATCCATGAATTATATGACTGATTAAGATTACGGGGTTCGAGTGCAACATATATCGCTAGGCTACATGTGGATTGATAGGGTATATTGGTGATACATCGTGACTACAGAAGGTCTTCGTGCTCCTCTTCAACATCCTCCACGCCCCAGTCCAGCTTCATCAGCAGTCGATCGATACCACCAACTCGAAGTGGTTCGTATTTCCCCTCACTATGGTTCAAAGCATTCGTGGGTCGTGGTCCGCTCGCACCGATCCTCTCGCTATCAATCTCTCTCAGCCGCTCAACGAGCGCTTTGAGATCACTGTCAAGTCTCTTTCTTGCGCGGTTCATCTCCAGATTCACATcaacttcttccttcttgtAGTTCTGCGAGAAATCTTCGACGCCTTCGTCTTCCTCAAGATCGAGGTTTTGCTGGATTGACTGGAGGCGCGTAATGTGTGCGACGAGGTCATCCACATGGGTGCAGAAAGTGCGCAGCGTTTTGGTGAAAATGCCGTCGGTAATGAGGAGAGAGTATGCCACAGAAGCTAAGAAATGACGATGTGCAAAAGCGAGCGCCTCTGGGTCATGTtgctgctgcacgctgctCTCAATCTGCGTTTCACCCAGTTCTCGGGTGGGCGGTCTATCTGGCGTTGTCGGTCGAGTCTCATCGTGTCGTCGTTTTCGAGGTCCTTGCACCCAGTCCAAGAATGTTTTGAAGGATTCTTGCACCACCTCGCCTTGAAAGTAAGCCTCACTTTCagctaagaagaagatggcAGCGCGGCACGTCGCCCAGATATTCCGCATGTTTCGTGATCTCTGGTTCGTTCGCTGACGCCGACGTTTGAGTATTGCCTTTCCATGTGACGAATTGCTGTACTGATAGCCTGGGGGACAAGGATGATCACGCCGAATTGTACTGTGCCGCCACAGTTGAGCTAAGTGGAGATGGGCACGTCTGATAGCGAGTAGGTAGTTGTTGATTGACGAGTAAACATCTACGTCGGCCTTGGTGATGAACAAATCGAGAGGCGATAGAATGTCCATGCCAAGAGAGACAGGCACTGACAACAATAGCTCATCGAACGACATATTCGGAATTTGCGGTAACGCGGACTCGACGTCTTTCGCACGACCAGGTGTACCAGGGCGATGACCTGATGCACTGTGCACGTCAAGATGTAAGACATCTGATGCGGCATCCAGGATATCATCGATGTGGTCGTCTTCGCCACCCAGAGTTGACAGAACTGACAGTGACCGTGCTAGAGTTTGATTTATCTCGGCTtcttttagtaataggctttTGATAGATGGTCCAGATTTGGCTGACTGTGGGCCACGATGTCGAGATGATAACTTCTCATCAGCCTCTGCTATCAAGACCATCGCGAACTCGCCCCTGCCAAGAAGGAAGAACTGATACAGTACATTTAGAGTCTCGACTATCTTCTCACGAGGTAGCAGATGTTGAAGCAAGTTGCGTGAAAGTGATGTCCGGATGTTTGCAATGACTTCTGACAATTTTGCCGAAGATATTGGCGCTGGCACCTGAGAAAGATATTGCACATGGACCGGTAGAAGCTCGAGCTCTGATATCTGCGTCGTAGCTGCCTTTGCCTTTGATGTCGATGGCAATGATCGTATCTGATTGAGCGACTTCCCCACAAACATAATAGATAGAGCGGTCTGTCGTGTAACAAACTTGGGTAACAGTCTGTTCCGGGCTACGAGGGAGACTTCGGTTGAGTCTTCATCCTCCTGAGCAATGAAAAAGTCGGAGGCACCAAAAGACGGCAAGCGGCCATACAGGAGCCATGTCGATAATTGCCGTAGCCATGCTGTCTCTGCAACTTTGCTCAAGTAATGGGCCGCCTCCTCGATATCCGGGTATCCTGTTTGAGCTTCTGTTCGCAGCTTGTCAATGAGCTCGGAACCTGAGGCTGTTTTTCGGCTGATCTTCTCACTTTTCGGCGGTGGTTCCAGAGGCAGCATGAAGTTGCTGATGTCCCATAGCCATTCCATCAGCCTGACCCATCCGGAAAATTCGCCAACGATGCCGGCCAGCGGCACAATATTGTATGCTCCAACAAGTGACGCATCTTGCTTCAGTATTTGGCTCTCGACATCGAGAATCTTGCGTTGGAAGTTGTCCAGATGATACGAGGTTATGGCAGTAGCTGCTGCTCGACACACAGTGGATGGGTGAGAATTTGCAACTCTCGTAACATGGTCGCGTGTCTTCCGGTGCAATCGAGACAGATGGCCAATTGTGGCCAGCAGCTCCGCTTCCGGGGGTGACAGCAAGCGGTTCGCGGTGGAAGTCACGTGCGTGGAACCTTGCTGGGGTTCGAAAAGTGCGGATGGATGTCCGGAGAGCGAGAGGAGGATTTCGTGGAGCATGGGAGCGACGACAAAGGCGGGGCCGTTGTCGGAGCCTGTTTTCTGCGGTTACGCACAGTGATACGCTGGACAAACACTATGAGCAAACTTAACAGCTCAAAGCGACACATGGGAAATCGCGTCGCGATGTGCACATAGCTTGCGTGAATTGTTGGTTGGATGAGACGCGGTCTGGCTATGCAGGGGTACTTGCCCCACGTCCGCGGTTCCAGAAGGGGCCACCAATAAGATGCGCGCTGACGGAGGTTCGTAAATGACCGTCACCCGTCTCCAGTTGACCGAGGAGTATTTGTTGACTGTCCTGCATGTACTTTCCACAGACACACTTGAGAGCTCCAGTATGGCACAAAGAATACTCGTGAGGCCAATTGGCCTTGGATTGAGCTCAGCTCGTACACAGCAGTTTGTTCGTCCTTTCAGTACCGTCCTGGACACCCCAATTGACTCCGAGACCCAACAAGTTACCCCGCCAACACGGAAATCGTCGGTATTCGAAGATGCCGTCAGAGCAGCTGGACCCAGGACCAACTGGACAAGAGAAGAAATTGCGGAGGTTTACAATACTCCACTGATCAAGCTGACATATGCGGCGGTATGTTTAACTACAATCGAATTTGGAGTGCTGACTTAACCATTCAAACAGGCTTCAGTACACCAGCGCTTCCATGATCCAGCTGCTATCCAAATGTGTACTCTGATGAACATCAAGACTGGTGGCTGTAGTGAGGATTGTTCATACTGCGCGCAATCCAGCAGATACGACACTGGTCTGAAGGCTACCAAGCTTTCCTCTGTGGAGTCTGTACTGGAGGCGGCACGTGTCGCCAAAGAAAACGGCAGCTCGCGGTTCTGTATGGGTGCCGCATGGCGTGACATGAGGGGTCGCAAGACCAACCTGAAAAACATCAAGGCCATGATCACGGGTGTAAGAGAGATGGGCATGGAGGCGTGTGTTACGCTTGGCATGGTCGATGCTGAACAAGCCAAAGAGCTGAAGCAGGCTGGCCTGACAGCGTACAACCATAACGTAGACACCAGCCGCGAGCACTACCCCAGTGTCATCACAACTCGAACATACGACGAGCGCCTTAAGACCATCCAAAACGTTCAAGAAGCCGGTATCCATGTCTGCACCGGAGGTATCCTCGGACTTGGCGAGAAAGCCAAGGACCACGTCGGTCTTGTCCACACTGTTGCCACGCTTCCAGCACACCCCGAGTCCTTCCCTGTCAACGCACTTGTACCCATCAAGGGCACGCCACTTGGCGAAACCCAATCAGTCTCCTTCGACGCTATTCTGCGTACCATTGCGACTGCACGACTGGTCATGCCAAAGACAATCATCCGCCTAGCAGCCGGTCGTCACACTATGCGTGAGGAGAAGCAAATCATGTGTTTCCAAGCTGGCGCCAACGCTATCTTCACCGGTGAGAAGATGCTTACCACTGCTTGCAACGGTTGGGAGGAGGACAAGGCTATGTTTGAACGATGGGGTCTGAGGCCGATGGCCATGGAGGAGACAATTGGAGAGGTTCGCAAGAACGAAAACATTGGCATTGAGGCAGTCAAAGAAGCGGAGCAGGCTCCTGCAGCTGTATAGATTTTCTCGTCCCAACCAAAAAGCCAGCAACGGCTATAGAGTATAGGATCAAGTTACAGCCGAGCTCTCATCTGCATTGTTGGTTGGTTGTTCCTATCCGTCTCTTTGAATTGTCTCTTGCACCACTCTTCGAGTGCACCGACTAGCACCTCGACTTGATCCACTGTATTGCCTGCATGTAGGCAAATCCTGATCCTCTCTGTTCCGAGCGGTACTGTTGGTGCTACGACCGCTCTAACCATCATGCCCTTCTCTTGTAGGTGTTTGGCTAGGTCTCTCGGTTGCTGTAGCTGTACTGCAAATATCGGCGACTGCGGACACGCACTTGGTATGCTCAATAGGCTCCGCGCTGCAGCTGAAGTGACGTGCAGTTGATGCATAGCCTTGAACAAAAATTCTGTCAGTTGATGCAAATGCGCCTGTAAAGGCACTGTACCCCCTGCACGGAGTAGTTGGTATGAACATCGTATAAGCGCCAAAGATGGATACGACAAGAACGTTGTGTAGATCAGAGGTCGCGCGTAGTTGATCAGGTAGTGACGAAGGGTGTGAGAACCAAGAAGGATAGCTTTTCGTTGTTAGCATGAGATCACCAAGTCTATGTGGTGCATGACCTACCACCATTGCCGGCCAGTGCCTTGCCAAATGTATGCAACCGTGCAAAAACGTGCTTCTCAAGGCCGAGTTCACAGACAAGACCTCTTCCCTCGTGCCCTAAAACTCCTGTCGAATGTGCTTCATCGACAACCACATGTCCTATTCCTTCGCCCAACATTTCTGTGACAGTGTCGACGATCAATTGCAAAGGCGCGACATCGCCATCCATACTGTAAATTGATTCCACAGCAACGAACACATTGCTTCTACTCGGCAGCTCGGTCACCTCTTGCAACACTTTCCGCAAGTCCGCTATTGAATTATGCTCGAAAGGCACTGTTTGTGCGGCTCTCGACAGCCGCATTCCATCGTGCACACTTGCGTGCACAAGCTCATCGAAGACAATGACATCACCAGGCTGTGGTACACACGAGAAAAAGCCAGCGTTTGCATCGAAGCCGCTATTCCAAAGTAATCCTGCTTCAGCACCGTGAAAATTGGCGATGTCGTGTTCCAATGCCTCGGCATAGGGCGAATTTCCGTCTAGCAGTCGCGAACCTCCGCTACCGAGGGGCAGTTGTGACTGTTGAAGCTCATGGAGATATGCTTGCTTTAGGCGAGCGTTGGTTGATAGCGAGAGGAAGTCGTTAGAAGAGAAATCGACTTGGCCAGATTTGGGCAGGGTCAAGTTGCGTAGTGTCGAGCTCTTGCGTCGTCTGTCAAGCAGATACTGCATCCTGGTATCGAGAGGCCTCTTCTCTTTGTTGCCATCCGTCTCTTTCTTCATTGCCATCACCGAGGTTGATTGCTCAGACCGAGCCCAAATGTTCCTGCCGACCTGGACGCTAGCGTAAGTTGCTCCACCAAGGTGGGTAAAGACGGTTGCTAGACCCACGGGCGCAAGAGGCAATTGTCAGACGGCAGGCCGAGATCTTGACACACTCATTGAGTCAAACCTTCTCCTTCCTAAGACCTCGGGTAACCGCTACGGTCCGAAATCGGTTGAGCGTATCGAGCATGTAGGTCGAAGGATGTGGGGTTTTACCCTTGTAGGGACGGGACCGAAGGAACCGAGCTTTGCCTTTTTAGCTCTAGACTGAACCGAAACTCAAATCCCCCAAGTCAGCTCTCTGCTTCGATCACGAAACACTACGGATCCGTGTCAATTGCACTGTATCTGGTTCTCCCGTCACGAGAATGTCGAGAGTGCCCGCGGGACTATGGAGGAAATACATCGCAGTGCAAATATACGGCGCTAACACAGATGTTGGGAAGACTGTGTTCTCAACGCTCCTCGGTTTGCGCCTCAGAGATGGACTAAAGAAGATCAAATACCGAGTTCAGTATATAAAGCCTGTTTCGACCGGGCCTGACAGCGATCGAGATGACAAGTTAGTTTGCTGCATTCTGGTGCAGTTTGTGCGCATGGCTAACACCAGTCAGCTATGTACGGAGGTACACAGGTCAGAGTGTCTCAACCCTGTACCAGTTCAAGGACCCTGTTAGTCCTCACTTGGCAGCTCGAGATTCAAAAGATATTGTGAGAAATACGCTCCCACCTCTCATGTCTCTGGATTAATAGTGCCAGCCCGGTGACAATGATCTCAATCATAAACTCCATCGCCAACTTCGGGACAGCGCCTTTGCAATCGAAAACAAAACAGAAGCCTGGGGCTTCGGTATTGTGGAAACAGCTGGGGGCGTCTTGAGCCCAGGACCATCAGGAACGCCACAAGCGGATATCTACAGATCTCTGCGACTCCCAGCAGTCCTTGTCGGCGATCACAAGCTTGGAGGTATCTCATCAACCATCTCAGCTGCGGAATCACTTATATTAAGAGGCTACGACCTCAATGCCGTGGTTTGTTTTGATGACAAGAGTAAGTATCAAAACGGCGATTATCTGATGGAATATTTCGGCAAAATGGGCATTCCCGTGTTTAGCATCCCTTGGATTCCTAATAACCTCGACGGCATACCGAAGACTGAGGAACACGTGTTGATGAAAAGTTACTACATGTCGGTATCCGCAGATCCAGAGGTTTCCAAGGTTGCAGAACGTATCATTGACCGACATAATGAGCGGATACGAAATATAGACAGTATGGCATCGCGAACACACAAGACAATATGGCATCCTTTCACACAACACAAACACGTCAAGAAAGCAGATGATGTCCTTGTCTTCGATTCTGCACATGGCGATTACTTCCAAGTCAAGAGTGTTCTCAAAGGAGACCAAAGCGGCGGCGATGCTTTACCAATGTTGTATCCAGCATTCGATGGTTCTGCGAGTTGGTGGACACAAGGCAAGTCATCAGATCTGTCCGCCTCGTAAAATTTGTAAATGTGCTGACCGTCTTGACAGGTCTGGGGCATGGCAATCCTCGCTTGGCACTTGAGGCAGCGTACGCAGCGGGTCGCTACGGGCACATCATGTTTGCAGGAGCAACACACGAGCCGGCACTGACGCTAGCCGAACACCTACTTGAAGGACTGCAGAACCCTCGGCTGAGTAAAGTCTTTTACACTGACGACGGAAGTACGGCAACCGAAGTTGGAATAAAGATGGGTGTCCGTGCAGCGTGCAAACACTACGGCTGGGATGGCTCCAAGGAGACTATTGGCGTGTTGGGACTGAAGGGTAGCTACCACGGCGATACCATTGGTGCGATGGATGCGTCGGAGCCATGCGTCTTCAACGAGAAAGTCGATTGGTATCGAGGACGCGGCTACTGGTTTGATTACCCAACCTTCAAGCTGAAGAATGGCCGTTGGGTTGTCGAGGTACCCACGGGCATGGAAGAAGAATTTGGACCTGCACAACAATTCGCCAATCAGGATGATATATTCGACCTCCAGGCCAGAGGGCACTCGCCGCGATACGAAACATACATCGAGAAGACATTAGACAAACTTGTTAAAGAAGAGGGCAGGAAGTTCGGTGCGCTTGTCATGGAGCCTGTGATCCTGGGCGCCGGTGGAATGATCTTTGTGGACCCCCTGTTCCAGCAAAGCCTTGCGCGCGTCGTGCGTCGTTACAACTTTTCCACATCTTCCGATGCTGCGTCTCCAGCGATCGAGGGCGAACACGCCTGGACCGGGTTACCTATCATGTTTGACGAAGTCTTTACCGGCCTGTACCGTCTGGGACGCTTCTCATCTGCCTCGTACCTCGATGTTCACCCTGACATTTCAGTCCACGCCAAACTGCTTACAGGCGGTCTGCTTCCGCTGTCCATCACAGCGGCCAGCGACTCAATCTTCCAGGCCTTCTATGGCGACGAAAAGTCTGAAGCTTTGCTCCACGGTCACAGTTACACCGCGCACCCCATCGGCTGCCATGTTGCCAATGTGAGTCTGCAGAAGATGGGCGAATTACAGAAGAGCAAGGGGTGGCGCGACTTCAAAAACGACTGGAAAGACACGCAAGCCCAGATCGTACAAACAACGCAGGAGCGCAAGGAACGGAGCATTCACCCACAGCGGCCCGTGCAAGACTCCCATATCTGGAGCTTCTGGTCAAAAGACTTCGTCACCGACCTCTCACAGCACAAGCACGTCGAGCATGTCAACGCACTCGGCTCTGTGCTAGCTGTGTCGCTGAAGGACAACTCCGGAGCCGGTAAGTCTACACCATTTCGGACATATCTTACTGGAGACACGACTAATCTTGGCAGGCTATACGTCCTCGGCAGCTGTAGGGCTCCGCGACTCGCTCCTCTCCGAAGACAACAAACTCAGCATCCACTCTCGCATCCTTGGCAACGTCATTTATCTAATGACAAGCATGACGACGGTACAATGCCAGGTAAAAAGAGTCGAAGAAAGGTTCAAGGAGAAGCTGGACGCGATGACTCGATAGGCTGGGTTGTATCCCCGTTCGTGTTTGCATCATGTGCTGCACGGCAGACTACCCGCAGATGGTCTACAGTTGATATACTTGGTTGGGGCAGTGCTCGTACGGCGATGTACCTGACTAGGCAGTTGCTGGTAGATGCAGCTCTTGGACGTGTTTTGTTACACCCGTCATGTACGCTGCAGTTTTGTACGACATGTCTGCGATGTATTGAACACGGAGATTGTAGATATTGCCATTCTCAGATCGCTTAGTGTCCTGATCTCTGGCACTGCAGTGTGTCTTGCCTCAATGCTTCACGACAACTCACCAGCTGAACCCTTGGTTTTCACCTCCCCCAAGATGAACGCTGTAGACGCTCTCTTCGAATTCGCTGCTCTGATGGCCACATCATCAGCCATGACACTCGAACCAGACACTATCAACGCGCCCAACAGATCAGCCCAGGGGTCCTCAACATCGAACGACCCAGCAATCCCCAAGATCGCAAGACCGCCCTCACATAACGCCCCTGTCCAACAAGCACTACACCCTCAAAGCAAAAAATACACCCAGCCAGCCCTCCCCTCCCCCCCGGCACACGAGCACGAGCGAATTCTCGAGCCCTGGCCTATGGAAACCTATCTCCCACAACAGAGTGGTGAGTATCAGCAAGCCTGGCCATCCGAGccacaacaacagcagcaacaacagaaACAACAGCACTTTGCCCAGCTCCCTAACTTCGAATGCACGCTGCCATGCGGACACCACCCCTATCAACAATGCCAGTGTGCGTACATCCCCGAGACATCAGCGTATGCTGCGGCGCCGTGGGGCATGGGTTGTGGGTCTTCGCAGCAGGCAGAAGCGGTGAGGCGGCAGGTTCGGTATGTGTCTGATGAGGATGGGTATGGTTGCGGAGAGGGTTGTTTGAGGCAGCAAGGGCGCTGTGAGAACTTTTTGATGCGGGGGTACTGTactggaggtggaggtggaggtggaggtggaggtggattGTGGGATGGTAATCAGGGTCACGGTGTGCATGGGGAATGGATGGTTGAGCAGGGAGTGCAAGGATGCGGTGGGATGGAGGGGTGTGGATTGTACTATTGAGGTATGGAAATGGGCTGTCGCGAAGCCGCGAGGTGGGAGAGCTGCTGTAGTTTATAGTCTGTAACTCGTAAATTTGGCGTGTGTACTTTTCTTCAAGCAGCCTTCCTGACCTCCTTCTCACCCAACTGTCTAACCGGAAAGTCAATCTTCTCCAGATTCGTCTCACCAATCTGCTCACCCCGGATCTTGCTCACCAGGCCATCCAACCAGTCCTGGTGGCCCAGCAGCATCTTATTCGGCTTCTGCACGCTCCACTCGGCAAACACCTGAACCGCATCAGCAGCG is a genomic window of Ascochyta rabiei chromosome 16, complete sequence containing:
- a CDS encoding 8-amino-7-oxononanoate synthase; this encodes MAMKKETDGNKEKRPLDTRMQYLLDRRRKSSTLRNLTLPKSGQVDFSSNDFLSLSTNARLKQAYLHELQQSQLPLGSGGSRLLDGNSPYAEALEHDIANFHGAEAGLLWNSGFDANAGFFSCVPQPGDVIVFDELVHASVHDGMRLSRAAQTVPFEHNSIADLRKVLQEVTELPSRSNVFVAVESIYSMDGDVAPLQLIVDTVTEMLGEGIGHVVVDEAHSTGVLGHEGRGLVCELGLEKHVFARLHTFGKALAGNGAILLGSHTLRHYLINYARPLIYTTFLSYPSLALIRCSYQLLRAGGTVPLQAHLHQLTEFLFKAMHQLHVTSAAARSLLSIPSACPQSPIFAVQLQQPRDLAKHLQEKGMMVRAVVAPTVPLGTERIRICLHAGNTVDQVEVLVGALEEWCKRQFKETDRNNQPTMQMRARL
- a CDS encoding Biotin synthase gives rise to the protein MAQRILVRPIGLGLSSARTQQFVRPFSTVLDTPIDSETQQVTPPTRKSSVFEDAVRAAGPRTNWTREEIAEVYNTPLIKLTYAAASVHQRFHDPAAIQMCTLMNIKTGGCSEDCSYCAQSSRYDTGLKATKLSSVESVLEAARVAKENGSSRFCMGAAWRDMRGRKTNLKNIKAMITGVREMGMEACVTLGMVDAEQAKELKQAGLTAYNHNVDTSREHYPSVITTRTYDERLKTIQNVQEAGIHVCTGGILGLGEKAKDHVGLVHTVATLPAHPESFPVNALVPIKGTPLGETQSVSFDAILRTIATARLVMPKTIIRLAAGRHTMREEKQIMCFQAGANAIFTGEKMLTTACNGWEEDKAMFERWGLRPMAMEETIGEVRKNENIGIEAVKEAEQAPAAV